Genomic segment of Vibrio celticus:
TATTCCACTTGCGGCCAGCCTTTATTGCTTAGTTTTAATGATCCGCTTGTTCAGAAACAACCATGTGATTCTAAATAGTGCCTATGGGCGTTTTGATTACAAAGAGGATGGTGATATTCGACTCAATGACCGAACTTACCGACTTAAGTCCGTTGATAAGATCTGGGCGCAGTTCTTCGTTAAATTGCAGTTTGAATGTGGGCACTCGGTACTGCTTTGGCGGGACAGCTGTTGCGAGCG
This window contains:
- a CDS encoding protein YgfX; the protein is MHQWLIKLSHTTSARFVKLQLNPSYSALFAKGTIFGCLLFFIVLSSIPLAASLYCLVLMIRLFRNNHVILNSAYGRFDYKEDGDIRLNDRTYRLKSVDKIWAQFFVKLQFECGHSVLLWRDSCCEREYRHFLANLQRAR